ACATACAGACATACAgtatatgatgaaaatatgaaagTCATAACAACTAAGGTAGAATGGAGAAAGTAAAGCCTAACGAACGTCAATAGGAGATAGACTTTGTTATTCTTCAGTTGaaataaaatgtcaaaataatatatttgtataaatacgtgtatatttcttaattaataagttgatttaatatctaatatttgaTCCGACTTCTTTTGTATGAATCCCAAATGTTATTTGAtgtgacattatatatattactctaGTATGCAACACCATAAGTCATAACATATTGTCTTTAATATCTCTATGACAATCATGTTACACATTACGAGTTAAAACAAATCCCTTCTCGACTAATTAAAGGAACCTAAGTGGCAATGGGGTAATAATCGTAATATGTTAATTTGTATTCAGGTATATGTTTGATCAGGTCATGATATATTGGTATTAGTAGCTAGAAAAATGAGAATATAGGATAAAGGCATGAAAATAATTCCTAGTAAAAGTTTATATGTTGTTTATTATCCCTATAACTATTACCAGCGGAACTTATATGACACTGCATTAATTTATGCATGAACCGATTTTTCTCCCAGCCACcaagttcaaaaatcaaacttggtgacttttttttgttgtttgatcATATCCTTTTTCAATACTTCAATTAATTCAATAAATGTGGATATTCATATTCTGTACGGTTGTGGTTTAAACTTGCATATCCAAAATAAATTTCCCTATCTTATGAAGAAATTTGAATACGCCTGACGTTTTGTATCCGCTTGGCAATGAGATTGTGGAATCTGTGGATCACTTGTTCACTTCCTCCTCTCAAAAAGTGTTTGAAGATATACAATCTATTGCCATACAAAGGTGTGAGTGCAGTGCGACCTTGTTAATTTCACTCTTTCCCATATGGTTCAAGAAATAAACTTATAACTTTAAAGAGTCGGACCTAAATCATGTGATTAAAAACCAGTGATGTATTTGTTTGGTTaacttgtttatattttaaaagacatTTTGTAGAAGATttaacttcttcttttttttttttttaaatattagtttAAACCTATCTTCTTTATATTAGGGTTTTgtgaattaaaaaatttatgataaacTAATAAAATTGAGATTTTCTCTAAGCTTCATTTTGAGCATTGATTTACTAAAATCCTCTGTCTTAGTATTCCATTCACAACTATCCCAACATTAATCTAAATTTACCatataaaatagtaaaaaagaaaaaaaacaaaaaaaaggtaattggatggaaacccTAGCTTTGATCTCATGTACCATTTGTACTCACTAATTATTCAGCCATGCTAGTGTTTAGATGAATCTCAACAACTTATTAATCCCCTGATTATATCAAGTTTGCTTTTGACAAGGCTTTCAAAAATTAACGGCTGATGACCACTAGGCTATTACCTAGTGGTtaccatataaaatatatagtagATTGGACGTAATTCtgaatatatatcataaatcatGTATCAACAACATATGttgtattattattgtatttatgAAACGTGAAAATAATGTTTAGTACTGTTTTAGTTTTTTGAGATAGAAATTAAAATGCGTAATACAACGTACtaaggggggagggagtcgGACGCGAGCTGGGAACGAGATGGAGGCGAGCTCAGGCGAGATGGGAAGGTTTCAGATGCCACCTGCGCGAGATGGCCTGCGAGATGGCGGAGCGAGCTGCAAGCTCGCTGAAGGTTGAAGACAAGTTTAGGCGGGAGGGGGGGGGAGTGTAAATAATTTGAAACGGTCATATGACCGTTAAAGGACTGGTTGTGTAACTTTAGACGCTCCAGGGGGCAAAAATGACAAGTctggaaaactttttttttttttaaatttgtatataaagGGCCGAAACTATTATACCAAAAACacaaccaaacaccatttttactctatatttctcatttcaaacacaaatattaacatattttcatcatatggatccattatcttcatcatcatcgttaTCCGAAGAAATTTCTTCGGCTTCGaaattttcaattcctttgtcGTTTCCAAATTTATCCACGGGTAGTAGCCTACCTTTTTTGCAAAGTGTTCTTGACGCTGTTGAAGACGACACGACAAGCTCAACCGAAACCCGCACCTACATCGAGCGGTTTCGTGAACGAGCTCACGAAACGCTTATGCGTGACTACTTTGTTGAAAACCCAAAGTTGGGCCCGGTTTGGTTTCGTGAAAGATTTCGAATGAGTCAaaggttgtttttgaagattgttaCTGATATTGAGCAACGGTTCGTTTACTTTCAACAACGTATAGATCGGTCGGGGAGAAAGAGTTTAGCAGccatacaaaaatgcacatcCGTGGTGGAACAGCTCGGAACGGGCAACCCTCCAGATAACTTTGATGACTACTTGTGCATGGCAGCAAGAACTTCTCGCGAAAGCCTTGATCATTTTTGCAACGCAGTCATCGAGTTATATCGTGACGAGTACTTACGTAGGCCGACTAGTCATGATGTTGCCCGGTTGTACGAAGCGCATGAACGGAGACACAAGATTCCGGGAATGCTAGGAAGTCTTGATTGTACGCATTTTGTTTGGAGAAATTGTCCCAAAGCGTTGAAGGGACAATACAATAGAGGTGATCATCCATACCCAACAATTACGCTTGAAGCCGTTGCTTCTCACGACTTGTGGATGACATGCTTTTTTTGGTCCTCCAGGATCGCTCAACGATATCAATGTCTTGATGCAATCGACTTTGTATATGAGGGAGCGAAATTCGACGGCTCCTGACTCGTCTTTTACCGTAAACGACCGTCGTTATAAACGGGGATACTATCTTACCGATGGAATCTATCCTAGGTGGGCGACTCATGTCAAGGCAATCCCATATCCGACTGAAACAAATGACAAGAAGTTCAAGAAAGTTCAAGAATCGGCAAGAAAGGATGTGGAGCGAGCGTTTGGtgttttgaaaggaaaatggGGGATTTTGAGTCGGCCAATGCGAGCGATGACGGTCGACAAGATTACTAACATTGTGCACGCATGTATCATATTGCACAACATGATTCTAAAGGATGATGGAAGGGCAATAACACTGGTTCGTATTGTGGATAGGGGAGTTCAAGTGGTTTATAACCACGATGCAGTGGATGAgatagaagatgaagaagttcATCATCGTCTTCGATATGATCTTACAGAGCACGTTGGGAGACTAAATTTATCCCACCTCGACGACCCGGCGGCTCAACCAACACCGATTgccgatttatttatttagttttttttatttttcgtaataaaatgtatgtgtttttattttaatttatgttttgtatctttaaatttttaatatctaaataaaatgtatgtgttttctttatatatttggttagtttatatttaaaagggctagttatgtaaagtttataaagttaaggttaaattattaaaatgtgaagaaaaggttgggagttccggatgccactaaaaaaaggttacaaaaaggttgaaaaaggtTGAAGGGTTGAAATGAGATGGAGTAATTTGATTGAATAATTGAATGGAGATGAAAAGGTTGGAGCcttcggctccctccccctAACATTCTCACTTACGCCACCAATCTTTTTACTATCAAAACTTGACCGACTTCCAAAACATAAAAGTCAACCGTAGTTACCTTCTTAGTAAATACAGTAGTTAATAGCATTGTATCTGCATAAAGAGACAATGTCCAATATTTCAGATGGAAGATAGAAGTTGTGTTAAGCTTCATTACAAGAATTTTCTTCGACATGATGACCTCGACAGTATCCCTTGAGGATAATAATGAGTGTAGAGTATAAAACGTAGCTTAGATTTTCATAGTTTTTCGTGAATTTATATATCAACTCGGactgtattaatttttttataactgACGACACGTACATCATATCTTTGGTGATAATTACTGACCCATTTAAACAGTTAACGTGTATGTTCGGCTAAggacttttaaatgtttaattaaaGCTCAAAACTATACTTTACCTCTTTTTAAAATAGCAGGGTTTTGTTAATGATAACCCTTACGCCTCTCAATAAAAATTAATTGGGTGCAtaaaaatttgtactttgttatTAGAAAATTCAGAGGacagtttttaatatatattgtataagtTTTAAtgatgtaataagttgttagtgatagccctaagggttgtcattatcattttcttttaaaaatatagcCTTGATTCAGTGATCGGATATATaatattgagaaaaaaaaaattttgagctCCATAAAACTCTCAAAAACTATCAAAGgccttaaaaataaaaatttatgtaagaaaagaaaaaagaaaaaaatggccttttgtttttgttaaatatacCCTAAATCTTATTCGTTTATACACATAATGACtccaagatatataaatttgagTCAAAATGACTCACcttttcaagaaaaattgtaaaaaacCTAATCCGTTCTTACACCATATCTTTAGTCATAAACTACCAATTTATTCTTTGCGTATC
The sequence above is drawn from the Erigeron canadensis isolate Cc75 chromosome 4, C_canadensis_v1, whole genome shotgun sequence genome and encodes:
- the LOC122597289 gene encoding uncharacterized protein LOC122597289, producing MRDYFVENPKLGPVWFRERFRMSQRLFLKIVTDIEQRFVYFQQRIDRSGRKSLAAIQKCTSVVEQLGTGNPPDNFDDYLCMAARTSRESLDHFCNAVIELYRDEYLRRPTSHDVARLYEAHERRHKIPGMLGSLDCTHFVWRNCPKALKGQYNRGSLNDINVLMQSTLYMRERNSTAPDSSFTVNDRRYKRGYYLTDGIYPRWATHVKAIPYPTETNDKKFKKVQESARKDVERAFGVLKGKWGILSRPMRAMTVDKITNIVHACIILHNMILKDDGRAITLVRIVDRGVQVVYNHDAVDEIEDEEVHHRLRYDLTEHVGRLNLSHLDDPAAQPTPIADLFI